The following proteins are co-located in the Caldalkalibacillus uzonensis genome:
- the minD gene encoding septum site-determining protein MinD — MGEAIVITSGKGGVGKTTTSANIGTALALQGKKVCLVDTDIGLRNLDVVMGLENRIIYDLVDVAEGNCRLKQALIKDKRFDELYLLPAAQTKDKDAVAPEQISGIIAELKQDHDYVIIDCPAGIEQGFKNAVAGADRAIVVTTPEVSAVRDADRIIGLLESFKIQNPRLIVNRIRPQMMKRGEMLDVDEIVNILGIDLLGIVPDDEQVIKSSNLGEPTVINPNTKAAIAYRNIARRILGDSVPLMKLDEDKGVLSKVKRLLGIRS; from the coding sequence GCTTTACAGGGCAAAAAGGTATGTCTGGTGGATACGGATATTGGTTTGCGTAATTTGGATGTGGTGATGGGCCTTGAAAACCGCATCATCTATGATTTGGTTGATGTGGCCGAAGGAAATTGCCGCTTAAAACAAGCTTTAATCAAAGATAAGCGCTTTGACGAGCTGTACTTGCTGCCAGCTGCCCAGACCAAGGATAAAGATGCAGTAGCTCCGGAGCAGATCAGCGGCATCATTGCTGAATTAAAGCAAGATCATGACTATGTGATCATCGATTGTCCAGCCGGGATTGAACAAGGGTTTAAAAACGCGGTGGCCGGGGCAGACAGGGCGATTGTGGTGACCACGCCAGAAGTATCTGCTGTTCGTGACGCTGACCGCATCATCGGCCTGTTGGAGTCGTTCAAAATTCAAAATCCCCGTCTGATTGTCAATCGCATCCGCCCCCAGATGATGAAAAGAGGAGAAATGCTGGATGTGGATGAAATCGTCAATATTCTGGGCATTGATTTGCTGGGCATTGTGCCCGATGACGAGCAAGTGATCAAATCTTCCAATCTGGGCGAACCTACGGTCATCAATCCCAACACCAAGGCTGCCATAGCTTACCGCAATATTGCCCGCCGTATTTTAGGCGACAGTGTGCCGTTAATGAAACTGGACGAAGATAAGGGTGTGCTGTCCAAAGTAAAACGGCTGTTGGGCATCAGATCTTAA
- a CDS encoding peptidoglycan DD-metalloendopeptidase family protein translates to MSVKHYRKGVKKRREERLRLLKAKQRRSNPISFREGGNVPSQPSFPRSRTGGRASSTLMFKMICAMLLFTTVLMVMNTDHPQLREAKTFIRDVMTLDFNVEGVMALYEQKVGSQLGFLPQFIAKDDNSHPHSSDYVLPVSGARIVSGFNQDQQGIVLETGTTLPVEVIKEGWVTYVGEKDGLGQVVIIDHGQGEESWYGQLQEIKVQLYDWVKQGEVIGTTSVQEGSQEGVLYFALRRDAVFIDPLDVIPFE, encoded by the coding sequence GTGAGTGTCAAACATTACAGAAAAGGAGTGAAAAAGCGCCGTGAAGAACGGTTACGGCTGTTAAAAGCCAAACAGCGCCGCTCTAACCCCATTTCTTTCCGGGAAGGGGGGAACGTACCGTCTCAACCCTCCTTCCCACGTTCCCGGACAGGAGGACGTGCGTCTTCTACACTGATGTTTAAAATGATTTGCGCCATGCTCCTGTTTACCACTGTGCTAATGGTGATGAACACAGATCACCCTCAGCTTAGAGAGGCCAAAACGTTCATCAGGGATGTGATGACGCTCGATTTTAATGTCGAAGGAGTGATGGCCCTGTATGAGCAAAAGGTTGGCAGCCAACTTGGTTTTCTGCCCCAATTCATAGCCAAAGATGACAACTCCCATCCCCACAGCTCAGATTATGTGCTTCCCGTATCAGGGGCTCGAATTGTTTCCGGTTTTAACCAGGATCAACAAGGCATTGTGCTGGAGACGGGAACAACTTTGCCTGTGGAAGTGATTAAAGAAGGGTGGGTCACCTATGTGGGTGAGAAGGACGGGCTGGGCCAGGTGGTGATTATTGACCATGGCCAAGGAGAGGAATCGTGGTATGGCCAGTTGCAGGAAATTAAAGTCCAACTGTACGATTGGGTTAAGCAGGGAGAGGTGATTGGAACCACCAGTGTACAGGAGGGAAGCCAAGAGGGTGTGCTGTATTTTGCCTTGCGTAGAGACGCTGTATTTATAGACCCCTTGGACGTGATTCCATTTGAGTAA
- a CDS encoding M50 family metallopeptidase, translating to MAIHPLFYIIFLFAVLHGFIYELLLLFIIVIIHELGHVCTALSLGWRVKKVELLPFGGVAEVEEHGNKAPREEGWVIIAGPLMNVIMVAVALFCLQWGWWSPSFSYQFIEYNLIILIFNLLPIWPLDGGKLLQLGLSLYVPYKKAIQHSLLVSGGCFVFYVLVVLIFFPSYFSLWVMAVFLFISQWMEWKQVPYQFMRFLLERQKQHHNREVFKDRDILSVTLFPQHSIKEALEQMFRHKHHYFCVITPAGKVDQVITEQELLHCFFNGCGGNRTVGEIFR from the coding sequence GTGGCTATTCACCCCTTATTTTACATTATATTTTTATTTGCTGTACTGCATGGATTTATCTATGAACTGCTGCTCTTGTTCATCATTGTCATTATTCATGAACTGGGACATGTTTGCACGGCCCTTAGTTTGGGGTGGCGGGTGAAAAAGGTGGAGCTCTTGCCTTTTGGCGGTGTTGCTGAAGTGGAAGAACACGGAAATAAAGCCCCCCGCGAAGAGGGCTGGGTGATTATTGCTGGTCCTCTGATGAATGTGATCATGGTTGCGGTGGCTTTGTTCTGTTTACAGTGGGGATGGTGGAGCCCATCCTTCAGTTATCAGTTCATCGAATATAACCTGATTATTTTAATCTTTAATCTGTTGCCCATTTGGCCGCTGGATGGGGGAAAGCTGTTGCAGCTGGGACTCTCTCTGTATGTGCCGTATAAAAAAGCGATTCAACACTCTCTGCTGGTGAGTGGAGGGTGTTTTGTTTTCTATGTTCTGGTTGTTCTTATCTTTTTTCCTTCTTATTTTTCGTTATGGGTGATGGCCGTATTTCTGTTTATTTCCCAATGGATGGAATGGAAGCAGGTCCCCTATCAATTTATGCGTTTTTTATTGGAAAGACAAAAGCAGCACCACAACAGGGAAGTCTTCAAAGATCGGGATATATTAAGTGTCACCTTGTTTCCCCAGCATAGCATTAAAGAGGCACTGGAGCAGATGTTCCGTCACAAACACCACTATTTTTGTGTCATCACCCCTGCCGGGAAAGTGGACCAGGTCATCACTGAACAGGAGTTGTTGCACTGTTTTTTTAACGGCTGCGGGGGGAATCGGACAGTGGGGGAGATTTTCCGTTAA
- a CDS encoding ISLre2 family transposase, with product MQKLTTKIPTIKDLEGLLFRKLQEQFSEGMRRILEALDDWIMEQRDTARFRLKDQREISIDTLFGTVRFKRRLYLDRKTGKHVFLLDRMMQYEGRDKLSPNLEELAIQFASQGPSYRDSAQRLEALLGYRVLSHEAIRDKLIVQAERTEPSEGERRPVRVLFVEVDGLYTKLQRERRRGMENRIAVVHEGWESEGGRVRLKAKRYYYHTGDGDFWEGFGDFLVQHYDMDEQTWLVVNGDGADWIGECTSYFTRCIYTLDRFHVVRELRRYVGHLPKVWKAIRKSLASFDADMLLETLAAVPETQIAEEWREEWRKYRAFLKHHREHLRDYRDKLRKAGIDTSKMRPMGSAEAQMRIMAKRTKRGGYSWSVRGVRAMLKTIMKSKEGRPLTNLKGDTSQNFPFVNTTIRQWLQEVKRQSKGCINGTIRLLLGPMQSSPTGRALKGLIRGN from the coding sequence ATGCAAAAGCTTACCACGAAAATCCCCACAATAAAAGATCTCGAAGGCTTATTGTTTCGGAAATTGCAGGAGCAGTTTTCAGAGGGGATGCGCCGGATTTTGGAGGCGCTGGACGATTGGATCATGGAACAACGGGATACCGCTCGCTTTCGCCTCAAAGACCAACGAGAGATCAGTATCGATACATTGTTTGGCACGGTTCGGTTCAAACGGCGGTTGTACCTGGACCGGAAGACAGGGAAGCATGTCTTTTTGCTGGATCGGATGATGCAATATGAGGGTCGGGACAAACTCAGTCCGAACCTGGAGGAGTTGGCGATCCAGTTTGCCAGCCAGGGGCCATCGTATCGGGATAGCGCCCAGCGTCTGGAAGCCTTGTTGGGATATCGGGTACTGAGTCATGAAGCCATCCGGGACAAACTCATCGTGCAGGCTGAACGTACAGAACCTTCGGAAGGGGAACGGCGTCCCGTCCGGGTATTGTTCGTGGAAGTGGACGGACTGTATACCAAACTGCAACGAGAGCGACGCCGCGGGATGGAAAATCGTATAGCAGTGGTGCATGAGGGATGGGAAAGCGAAGGGGGACGGGTACGGCTGAAGGCGAAGCGGTATTATTACCATACAGGTGACGGCGATTTTTGGGAAGGATTTGGTGATTTTTTGGTGCAACACTACGATATGGATGAACAGACGTGGCTGGTGGTGAATGGGGACGGAGCGGACTGGATCGGGGAATGTACTTCATACTTTACCCGTTGCATCTATACATTGGACCGGTTTCATGTCGTTCGGGAGCTAAGGCGGTATGTGGGACATTTGCCGAAAGTATGGAAAGCGATTCGAAAGTCATTGGCTTCGTTCGATGCCGATATGTTGCTGGAGACCCTAGCGGCCGTTCCGGAAACGCAAATTGCGGAAGAGTGGCGGGAGGAATGGAGAAAGTACCGGGCGTTTTTGAAACATCATCGGGAACATTTGAGAGATTACCGGGACAAATTGCGCAAAGCAGGTATAGACACGAGCAAAATGAGGCCGATGGGAAGCGCAGAGGCGCAAATGCGCATCATGGCCAAACGGACCAAACGGGGAGGATATAGTTGGAGTGTCCGGGGCGTACGAGCCATGCTAAAAACAATCATGAAATCCAAGGAAGGACGTCCCTTGACGAATCTGAAAGGGGACACGAGCCAAAACTTTCCGTTTGTAAATACTACGATCCGCCAGTGGTTGCAGGAAGTGAAACGACAGTCGAAAGGGTGTATCAACGGGACGATCCGCTTGTTGTTGGGTCCGATGCAAAGCAGTCCGACAGGGAGAGCATTGAAAGGATTGATAAGAGGAAATTAA
- a CDS encoding Rne/Rng family ribonuclease, which yields MKRNILIQKGLHDTEVAVIENGQLVEYWTESGGGRRPCAVYKGRVTDVLSGLDACFVDIGLNKPAYLRREDLLYVKQLEHGQGRGAISQLVKRGDMLLVQINIEGGRNKGPKVTTNLHLPGQFLVYLPYGRKVTISRRITDNKERSRLASWGDAWLEEQEGLIFRTAARTADKDTLFKELKELRRTWAGVQQAASQQEGPGLLYKQDDLLEQVVRDFFQQGPVQCTVSNKQLYAWLKTKAESAPMQPVTLSLYTGQAPLFEAHGISGEISKLLQHRVWLKSGGYLVIDETEALTVIDVNTGRCTGKGEWEQTALHVNLEAAWELARQIRLRDIGGIIVIDFINLEEDTGRKQVLDTLEEALQADRKETHVVGYTALGLVELTRKRTNQSLWRRWTRLCPQCQGTGRVTIPMGERDGSQTEERKSSEGRPQY from the coding sequence TTGAAGCGGAATATCTTGATTCAGAAGGGTTTACACGACACAGAAGTGGCTGTTATTGAAAATGGGCAGTTAGTAGAATATTGGACCGAGAGCGGCGGAGGCAGGCGCCCTTGTGCTGTGTACAAGGGGCGGGTGACAGACGTGCTGTCCGGCCTGGATGCTTGCTTTGTGGATATCGGCTTGAACAAACCCGCTTATTTGCGGAGAGAGGACCTGCTGTACGTGAAGCAGCTGGAACATGGACAAGGACGGGGGGCTATTTCCCAGCTGGTGAAAAGGGGAGACATGCTGCTGGTGCAGATCAATATAGAAGGGGGCAGAAACAAGGGGCCCAAGGTGACCACCAACCTCCACTTGCCAGGCCAATTTTTGGTTTATTTGCCTTATGGCCGCAAGGTGACCATTTCCCGGCGCATTACAGATAACAAAGAGCGCAGCCGGTTGGCCAGCTGGGGAGATGCCTGGCTTGAAGAGCAAGAGGGGCTCATTTTTCGCACAGCAGCCCGAACAGCGGACAAAGATACATTGTTCAAAGAGCTGAAAGAGTTGCGCCGGACGTGGGCAGGCGTCCAACAGGCAGCCAGCCAGCAGGAGGGGCCGGGATTGCTTTATAAACAAGATGATCTCCTGGAGCAGGTGGTGCGCGACTTTTTCCAGCAAGGACCTGTCCAGTGCACAGTGAGTAATAAACAGCTTTATGCCTGGCTCAAAACCAAAGCAGAGTCTGCTCCGATGCAGCCGGTCACCCTCTCCCTTTATACGGGACAAGCTCCCTTATTTGAGGCCCATGGTATCTCGGGTGAAATCAGCAAACTGTTGCAGCACAGAGTATGGCTGAAGAGCGGCGGCTACCTTGTCATCGATGAAACAGAAGCCTTGACGGTCATTGATGTCAACACAGGGCGCTGTACAGGAAAGGGGGAATGGGAGCAAACCGCACTGCATGTTAATTTGGAAGCGGCTTGGGAATTGGCCAGGCAAATCCGGCTTAGGGACATTGGCGGGATTATAGTCATCGACTTTATTAATCTGGAAGAGGACACAGGGCGCAAGCAAGTCTTAGACACTTTGGAGGAAGCGTTACAAGCTGACCGTAAAGAAACGCACGTAGTGGGCTATACGGCTTTGGGCCTGGTGGAGCTGACCAGGAAAAGAACGAACCAGAGTCTGTGGCGGAGATGGACCCGCCTCTGTCCCCAGTGCCAGGGCACGGGTAGAGTCACGATCCCTATGGGGGAGAGGGATGGGTCACAGACAGAGGAAAGAAAGAGCTCAGAGGGACGCCCGCAATATTGA
- the rplU gene encoding 50S ribosomal protein L21 — protein MYAIIETGGKQYKVEEGTVLYVEKLDAAEGDTVTFDTVLLVSKDGEVKVGTPTVEGATVTGTVKEHGKGKKIVVFKYKPKKNYRRKQGHRQPYTKVVVESINA, from the coding sequence ATGTACGCAATCATTGAAACTGGCGGCAAGCAGTACAAGGTAGAAGAAGGAACTGTATTATATGTGGAAAAATTGGACGCAGCTGAAGGCGATACAGTGACGTTTGATACTGTGCTGTTGGTCAGCAAAGACGGTGAAGTGAAAGTGGGTACACCCACAGTGGAAGGAGCAACCGTGACAGGTACGGTTAAAGAACACGGTAAGGGTAAAAAAATTGTTGTGTTCAAGTATAAACCCAAGAAAAATTACCGCCGCAAACAGGGTCACCGTCAACCCTATACCAAAGTGGTTGTTGAATCCATCAACGCCTGA
- a CDS encoding ribosomal-processing cysteine protease Prp, which produces MINIHIYRNQSGMIDAFTLDGHAGFAQKGEDIVCAAVSALTFGTINAIEHLLNLPLSIQTKENDGFLHCVVPDLEDKATQEKVQLLLEAMVLSLQAVEADYGDYVQLTVQSENGN; this is translated from the coding sequence GTGATTAACATACACATTTATCGTAATCAAAGCGGGATGATTGATGCCTTTACACTGGATGGGCATGCCGGCTTTGCTCAAAAAGGGGAAGACATCGTCTGTGCAGCTGTTTCCGCTTTGACATTCGGAACCATTAACGCCATTGAACACTTGCTGAACTTGCCCCTTTCCATCCAGACAAAGGAGAATGACGGCTTTCTCCACTGTGTCGTCCCGGACCTTGAGGATAAGGCGACACAAGAGAAAGTTCAGCTTCTGCTAGAAGCCATGGTCCTCTCCTTACAGGCGGTGGAGGCCGACTACGGGGACTATGTTCAGCTAACGGTCCAATCGGAAAACGGTAATTAA
- the rpmA gene encoding 50S ribosomal protein L27, which produces MLKMNLQFFAQKKGVGSTKNGRDSISKRLGVKRGDGQVVRAGNILVRQRGTKIYPGLNVAKGGDDTLFAKADGVVKFERLGRDRKKVSVYPVVQ; this is translated from the coding sequence ATGCTTAAAATGAACTTGCAGTTCTTTGCTCAGAAAAAAGGGGTTGGCAGCACCAAAAACGGACGTGATTCCATTTCCAAGCGTCTGGGTGTGAAACGCGGCGACGGCCAAGTGGTGCGTGCCGGCAACATTCTTGTTCGTCAGCGCGGGACCAAAATCTACCCCGGTCTTAACGTAGCTAAAGGGGGAGACGATACCCTTTTTGCCAAAGCAGACGGGGTTGTTAAATTTGAACGTCTTGGACGGGACCGTAAGAAAGTGAGTGTCTATCCTGTTGTTCAATAA
- a CDS encoding Spo0B domain-containing protein, with protein sequence MGSREPQVQLSREALNVERMTYDERQVKKRFIDHLRHYRHDILNHIQMVKGYIQLGRLDDVKRYIDHIVLQAHQESLLSQLGDPELAYLLLTYNYRRDNKLNLDVEVNLDAEQMQQIGQSGRHVFHMVNQLLQLVETGCDPAPSEFAPQLYLLFDGDDRYFSVMCDYRGAWNQDAGLRCLPALQDKVTRCQGKLVEEVNHEQQLTLEIICPWTCVR encoded by the coding sequence ATGGGGTCACGTGAACCTCAAGTTCAGTTGTCACGGGAGGCGCTTAATGTGGAACGAATGACCTATGATGAACGGCAGGTTAAAAAAAGATTTATTGATCATCTGCGCCATTACCGCCATGACATACTGAATCATATCCAGATGGTCAAAGGCTATATCCAGCTGGGGCGTTTGGACGATGTCAAGCGCTATATCGATCACATCGTGCTCCAAGCTCACCAGGAATCCTTGCTTTCTCAACTGGGAGACCCTGAATTAGCCTATTTGCTGTTAACATATAATTATCGGCGGGATAACAAGCTGAACTTGGACGTTGAGGTTAATTTAGATGCGGAACAGATGCAGCAGATCGGCCAGAGCGGGCGCCATGTCTTTCACATGGTGAACCAACTCCTACAGCTGGTGGAAACAGGATGTGACCCGGCCCCTTCAGAGTTTGCTCCCCAGTTGTATCTTCTGTTTGACGGCGACGATCGTTACTTTTCTGTCATGTGTGACTACCGGGGAGCCTGGAACCAGGATGCCGGCCTGCGGTGTCTGCCGGCCTTGCAGGATAAGGTCACCCGCTGCCAGGGAAAACTAGTGGAAGAAGTAAATCACGAACAGCAGTTAACGCTGGAAATTATATGTCCGTGGACTTGTGTACGTTAG
- the obgE gene encoding GTPase ObgE → MFVDVVSIFVKGGNGGNGMVAFRREKYVPDGGPAGGDGGKGGDVVLEVDEGLRTLMDFRYNKHFKAKNGENGRSKGQHGKGAPDLVVKVPPGTLVKDEASSRVIADLVKHGQRIVVAKGGRGGRGNIRFATPQNPAPYIAENGEPGEERHLTLELKVLADVGLVGFPSVGKSTLLSVVSAAKPKIADYHFTTLSPNLGVVRVDDMKGFVMADLPGLIEGAHQGVGLGHQFLRHIERTRVIVHVIDMAGSEGRNPYEDYLKINTELKLYDYRLEERPQIIAANKMDLPGAEENLQKFRQQVGDEVPVYPISAATKQGVKELVFAIYELLETIPEDAFLLTPVTDEQHVTYTFEEEQPDFRVYRENDIFVVEGEKIERLFKMTNFNYDEGARRFARILRKMGVEDELRRLGATDGDTVRILDYEFEFIE, encoded by the coding sequence ATGTTTGTAGATGTCGTGTCTATTTTTGTTAAAGGCGGGAACGGAGGAAACGGCATGGTTGCCTTCCGTCGAGAAAAGTACGTCCCTGACGGGGGACCGGCTGGGGGAGACGGAGGCAAAGGGGGAGATGTCGTCCTGGAGGTGGACGAAGGCTTGCGCACCTTGATGGATTTCCGCTACAACAAGCATTTTAAAGCCAAAAACGGGGAAAACGGCCGCTCAAAGGGCCAGCACGGGAAGGGCGCTCCGGATCTGGTTGTCAAAGTCCCCCCTGGCACCCTGGTCAAAGATGAAGCCAGTAGCCGGGTAATTGCCGACTTGGTTAAGCACGGCCAACGGATCGTTGTTGCCAAAGGTGGCCGGGGTGGCAGAGGCAACATTCGTTTTGCCACACCTCAGAATCCTGCCCCTTATATTGCTGAGAACGGTGAACCAGGTGAAGAAAGGCACCTGACGCTTGAACTGAAAGTATTGGCTGATGTGGGCCTGGTTGGTTTCCCCAGTGTGGGTAAGTCAACGTTGCTTTCCGTTGTCTCAGCAGCCAAGCCCAAGATCGCCGATTATCACTTTACCACCCTTTCCCCCAATTTGGGCGTGGTTCGGGTTGATGACATGAAAGGCTTTGTGATGGCCGACCTGCCAGGACTGATCGAAGGTGCCCACCAAGGCGTCGGATTAGGTCACCAGTTTTTGCGTCATATTGAACGTACACGGGTCATTGTTCACGTGATTGACATGGCGGGCAGCGAGGGACGTAACCCCTATGAGGACTATCTCAAAATCAACACTGAATTGAAACTATATGACTACCGTCTGGAAGAACGGCCGCAGATCATCGCCGCCAACAAGATGGATCTCCCTGGAGCAGAAGAAAATCTGCAAAAGTTTCGCCAACAAGTGGGGGATGAGGTCCCAGTGTATCCCATTTCCGCTGCCACCAAGCAGGGTGTCAAAGAGCTAGTGTTTGCTATCTATGAATTGCTTGAGACCATTCCTGAAGATGCCTTCCTGTTAACCCCGGTTACCGATGAGCAACATGTGACTTATACATTTGAAGAGGAACAGCCGGACTTCCGGGTTTATCGTGAAAATGACATATTTGTGGTCGAGGGTGAAAAAATTGAGCGGCTGTTCAAAATGACCAACTTTAACTATGATGAAGGTGCGCGACGATTTGCCCGGATTTTGCGCAAGATGGGTGTTGAGGATGAATTGCGCAGGCTGGGTGCAACGGACGGGGACACAGTGCGGATTTTGGACTATGAATTCGAATTTATCGAATAA
- a CDS encoding gamma-glutamyl-gamma-aminobutyrate hydrolase family protein yields the protein MKVKIGITTGLEGEQQVKLSQDNVDAVVQAGGLPLLLPNVWEEDCIRQMVTELDGLLVTGGGDIDPTLFGEEPHPRLGTITPRRDFFEWQLIRLFLEANKPVLAICRGCQMLNIAAGGDMYQDIEAQHGTPPLQHTQHAPKTHASHYVHIAKSSMLYTILGKERIKVNSFHHQAIRRPAPGFEVSGRASDGIIEAFESKRHRFVLGLQWHPECLAAAGDPDSLKLFKALITATRKG from the coding sequence ATGAAAGTTAAAATCGGCATCACGACCGGGTTGGAAGGAGAACAGCAGGTTAAGTTGTCACAGGATAATGTGGATGCGGTGGTTCAGGCCGGGGGCCTTCCCTTGCTGCTGCCCAATGTGTGGGAAGAGGATTGCATTCGCCAGATGGTCACAGAACTGGATGGCCTCTTAGTGACAGGGGGAGGAGACATTGATCCTACTTTGTTCGGAGAGGAGCCCCACCCCAGGCTGGGCACGATCACTCCTCGGCGCGATTTTTTTGAATGGCAGCTCATCCGTCTGTTTTTAGAAGCAAACAAACCTGTATTAGCCATTTGCCGTGGATGCCAAATGCTCAATATTGCTGCTGGAGGAGATATGTATCAAGATATAGAGGCTCAGCATGGCACCCCGCCCTTACAGCATACCCAGCACGCCCCTAAAACCCATGCCTCCCATTATGTGCACATTGCAAAATCATCCATGTTATACACCATTTTAGGCAAAGAACGGATTAAGGTTAATAGTTTTCATCACCAGGCCATTCGCCGGCCGGCCCCGGGCTTTGAAGTGAGTGGCCGGGCCAGTGACGGCATCATTGAAGCTTTTGAAAGCAAACGTCACCGCTTTGTTCTCGGTCTGCAGTGGCATCCGGAATGCTTAGCGGCGGCGGGCGACCCGGACTCCCTTAAACTGTTTAAAGCCCTGATCACGGCCACCCGGAAGGGTTAG
- a CDS encoding ACT domain-containing protein: MPVHKIRDKDTFYLIRADILPESMQKTIEAKKLLETGVVHSVQEAVDRVNLSRSAFYKYKDAIFPFNAAMKQKIMTISVNLEHRTGVLSRMLSYIAQNRGNILTINQSIPLQGLANVILSVETAQMDMDATQLAEGLKALDGVQKVMIIGQET; the protein is encoded by the coding sequence ATGCCAGTACACAAGATACGCGATAAAGATACTTTTTATCTGATACGGGCCGATATTTTGCCCGAATCCATGCAAAAAACGATTGAAGCTAAAAAATTGCTTGAAACCGGCGTTGTCCATTCCGTCCAGGAAGCGGTTGACCGGGTCAACTTGAGCCGCAGTGCATTTTACAAGTATAAAGATGCCATTTTTCCCTTTAATGCGGCGATGAAACAAAAGATCATGACCATATCTGTCAATTTGGAACACCGAACAGGAGTATTGTCCCGCATGCTCAGCTATATCGCCCAAAACAGAGGCAATATTTTGACGATTAATCAATCGATCCCCTTGCAAGGATTAGCCAACGTGATTTTGTCCGTTGAAACCGCCCAAATGGATATGGATGCCACACAACTGGCGGAGGGATTAAAAGCCTTAGATGGTGTGCAAAAGGTGATGATCATCGGTCAAGAAACCTGA
- the safA gene encoding SafA/ExsA family spore coat assembly protein, which yields MKIHIVQKGDTLWKLAEKYGVDFEKLKQVNTHLADPDQLMPGMKVKIPVGPVPAKKKPPKDEVAPHPPVKEKPKVVPKPEVKPKVEVPIPEPKVEVPPKKDDHELLKALIKKAAPYVLKKLLQEEKPEVINQIKIELDMAHFNQLQQTHFNQLHQIQQQPLSLYHQPMHMVHYPPVHPVAIPPKAEPKKPMPTPPKKVPVEEVKPKPVKPKPKVKPEVLPPPAPKHEAFYPCPPFSPYLPSTMHMPPKWPHCGPAYHYPSMPYGMPQAPMPHMPYDMHGPGTYMPQHMTPAGYQAAPYGQFAASDQPMHRGGSLDQQTGQKREQGGEGQGDYTY from the coding sequence GTGAAAATTCATATTGTGCAAAAAGGGGATACGTTGTGGAAGTTGGCCGAAAAGTATGGGGTGGACTTTGAAAAGCTAAAGCAGGTCAACACCCATTTAGCTGATCCGGATCAACTGATGCCTGGTATGAAAGTAAAAATACCCGTTGGACCGGTGCCAGCCAAGAAGAAACCGCCCAAGGATGAGGTGGCACCCCATCCGCCGGTCAAAGAAAAGCCGAAGGTGGTGCCTAAGCCGGAAGTAAAGCCCAAAGTTGAAGTACCCATACCTGAACCGAAGGTGGAAGTGCCTCCAAAAAAGGATGATCACGAATTACTGAAAGCCTTGATTAAGAAAGCAGCACCTTATGTCTTAAAAAAGTTATTGCAGGAAGAAAAGCCGGAAGTGATTAATCAGATTAAAATTGAACTTGATATGGCTCACTTTAATCAGCTGCAGCAGACCCACTTTAACCAGTTGCACCAGATTCAGCAACAACCGCTTTCCCTTTATCACCAGCCCATGCACATGGTTCATTATCCCCCGGTTCATCCTGTGGCCATCCCGCCCAAGGCAGAGCCTAAGAAACCCATGCCCACACCACCGAAAAAAGTGCCGGTTGAAGAAGTCAAACCGAAGCCGGTCAAACCGAAGCCAAAAGTCAAACCGGAAGTCTTGCCACCTCCGGCTCCAAAACATGAGGCATTCTATCCATGTCCACCCTTCTCGCCGTACTTACCGTCAACAATGCATATGCCGCCCAAATGGCCCCACTGCGGACCAGCTTACCATTATCCGTCAATGCCCTATGGAATGCCTCAGGCCCCAATGCCTCACATGCCTTATGACATGCATGGCCCAGGGACTTACATGCCCCAGCATATGACTCCCGCTGGATATCAAGCTGCTCCCTACGGGCAGTTCGCCGCATCTGACCAGCCCATGCACAGAGGGGGCAGCCTGGATCAGCAGACGGGGCAAAAACGGGAGCAGGGCGGAGAGGGACAAGGAGATTACACGTATTGA